The Solanum pennellii chromosome 11, SPENNV200 genome contains a region encoding:
- the LOC107003009 gene encoding 60S ribosomal protein L38-like: MPKQIHEIKDFLLTARRKDARSVKIKKNKDMVKFKVRCSKYLYTLCVSDFEKADKLKQSLPPGLSVQDL; this comes from the exons ATG CCGAAGCAAATCCACGAGATCAAGGATTTCCTTCTAACAGCAAGGAGGAAGGATGCACGATCTGTCAAGATCAAGAAGAACAAGGATATGGTTAAGTTCAAGGTTCGCTGCTCCAAGTATCTTTACACACTCTGTGTGTCCGACTTTGAGAAGGCTGACAAGTTGAAGCAGTCACTTCCTCCAG GTTTGAGCGTCCAAGACCTTTGA